GCTGGCGGCCGGCTCGTTCGGATCGACGTACCTGCTGCTGCGCAACCGCGCCGCGCTGCCTGGCATCAGCCAGGCCCTGGGCACCCGGTTCTGCGGCAACGGCGACGTGCTCGGGCTGGTGGCCAAAGCGACCGGCGGCGCCGAGGTGCACGGCCCCCGCACGATCGCGAGCAGTACGGGCCCGGTGATCACCAGCGCCATCCGCGTCGCCGACGAACTCGACGAGGACGGCCAGCCGGGGCGCGGCTTCTACATCGAGGACGCCGGCTACCCGGCGTTCGTCAACTGGCTCGCCGAGGCCACGCAGGTGCCCGGAAGTATCCGCCGCACCGCCGGGTTCGGCCTGCACCGGCTGCGGTCCCGGCTCGGGTTCAGCCCGCAGAGCAACATCAGCAGGCAACTCGCCCTGCTGCTCGGACCCGGAGTGTTCTCTGACTCGTCGCTGCCGCTGCTCGGCATGGGACGGGATCTGCCGGACGGCCGGATGGGCCTGCGCCGGGGCTACCTCGACGTGGACTGGACCACGCAGACGTCACGCCGCTACTTCGAGCGAGTCCGCTCGACCATGCGCGACATGGCCGAGACGCTCGGCGGACAATTCCACGACAACCCGCTGTGGTGGGCGCGCCGGGTGATCACCGTGCACCCGCTCGGCGGCGCCCCGATCGGCCGACATCCCGCGGAGGGCGTCTGCGATTCCTTCGGCGAGGTCTTCGGCCATCCGGGCCTGCACGTACTCGACGGCGCGGCGCTGCCCGGGCCGGTGGGCGCGAACCCCTCGCTCACGATCGCCGCGTTCGCCGACCGCGCCTGCGACCGCATCCTCGCGGAGCGCTCCACGCCGCGGGCCGCCGCGGCCGCACCCGCGCCGTTTGCGGACGTGGCCGCTTCCGCGAACGGTGAACGGCCCACCAGTCTCTCCTTCACGGAGGAGATGAAAGGACATGTCGCACTCGACGTCGGCGATCCCGAAGAGGGACAGGAGCTCGGCCGGTCCCTGAACCAGCGGCTTGTGTTCCGTCTCACGATCACCGCCGCCGACGTGGACCGCTTCGTCGTCGACCCGGACCACCCGGCCAGAGCCGCCGGCCACGTGGATTGCGACGTCCTGGGCGGTCGGCTGCCGGTCGAACGCGGCTGGTTCAACCTGTTCACCCGGGACGGCGACCCGAGTCTGCGGCGGATGCTGTACCGGCTGCACCTCCGCGACCCGGGCGGCAATCCGCTCACACTCGTCGGGCACAAGGAGGTGCACGACGATCCCGGCATCGATGTGTGGCGTGACACCTCGACGCTCTACTTCCGCCTGCTCGCCGGGCACGTCGTGCCGGCCGGCGACGAAACCGCCCCGGTACTCGGCGCGGGGATCGTCGTCATCCTGGTCGATGACTTCGTCCGGCAGCTGACCACGTTCCGTGCCGTCGGCCCGCATCCCCGGCGGGCACTGGAGAGCTTCGGCCGGCTCTTCCTCGGCGAGCTGTGGTCCGTCTACGGTTCGCACTGCATGCCCACCGAGGAGTCGACGTGAACGTGCGCGAGCTACGCAAGCTCTCCAAGCAGCTCGGCTTCACCCCGCAGGAGCAGGTGCGGTGGCTGGCCCCGAAGGAACTGGCTCGTACGGCGGTGAAGGCCGCGCTGGCAGCCGTCTTCGCCAACTACTCGGACAAGCGGGAGATCCAGGGCGCGCTCGACGAGGCAGATCTCCTGTCGGCGCCGCCGGACAAACCCGATGCCGAGGAGATCTGGATCGATTTCGTCGCCGACCTCGGTGACGGCTTCGACGCGACGAGCTCGGTGGCGTTCACCCTGGCGGCGCAGATGATCACCTGCGAGAACGGCGCGACGCCGCTGCCCCGGGGCTCGCTGCTCGTCCTCGGCGGCGACCAGGTGTACCCGGTCGCGTCGGCGACAGGGTACGAGGACCGCTTGCAGGGCCCGTACCGTGCCGCGCTGCCGGGCAACCACGAGACGGCGGCCGACCAGCCGCCCATGGTCGCGCCGCCGGGCAACCACGAGACGGCGGCCGACCAGCCGCTCATGGTCGCGCTGCCGGGCAACCACGACTGGTACGACGGCCTCACCTCGTTCCTCCGGATGTTCGTCCAGGAGCGGTCCATCGGCGGCTGGCAGACCCGGCAGAAGCGGAGCTACTTCGCCGTGCGGCTGCCGCAGCAGTGGTGGCTCATCGGCCTGGACAGCCAGCTCGGCTCGTACTTCGACGACCCCCAGCTGCACTACTTCCAGACCCACCTGTCGGCGAACCTGCAACCCGGTGACGGCGTGATCGTCTGCTCCGCCGAGCCCACCTGGGTAGAGAGTGCCGAGGACCGGAAATCCGATGCCTTCAACGCGCTGCACTGGTTCGACCGCAACATCATCCGGACCAAGACCGATCCGACGACCGGAGAGCCGGTGCCGACGGGCGCGTCGATCCGGCTGTGGCTGACCGGCGACAAGCATCACTACGCCCGGTATGCCGAACAGCTGCCCGGGGAGGACCCGGCCGGATCCGACGGCCTGCCGCCGGACCCCCGGCGGCGCCAGATGGTGACGTGCGGCATGGGCGGTGCGTTCCTGGCGGCGACGCACCGGCTGCCACCCGTGCTGCGCCTGCCGCCCGGCGACTCGCGGATGCGGTCCAAGGACGACCCGCCGCCGGCGTTCGCCCTCGCGCGGGAGACCTACCCCAGTGCCGAGGAGTCCCGCCGCATCGCCCGGCACATCGCGCTGCCGTGGAACCGGAACTGGCTGGTCTGGCGCAATCCGGGATTCGCCGCGCCCGCCGCGGGGCTGCACGTCGGGTTGTTCCTCCTCATGAGCTTCCTGTTCGCGCTGGCGGAGGGCGCCCCGCAGCCCGTCGACGCAGTACGCAGGGCCGGTGTCGGTGACATCGTCGGATTCGTCGCGATCGTGCTCTTCGCGGAGCTGGTGCTGGTCGTGCTCGGCTGCGCCGCCCGGCTGATCCGCAAACGTAAGCTCGCCGCACCGTCCCGCACGACGACCGCCGTCCTGCTCCAGCTCGCGGTCGCGCTGGTGGCCCTGGCCATCACCGTGGCGATTCCGTTCCCGCCCGCCTGCTCCGGGTGGATTGTAGTGCTGGCGTGCCTGTTCGTCGCCGCCCTGACGGGCGCGGCCGTGGGCTCCGAGGCCTTCGCGCTGTGGACGCTGTCGGTACACGACGGTGTGGTCGCCGAGTGGCCGATGTCCGGCCAGTCGATCGAGGACCACAAGGGGTTCGTCCGCATCCACATCGCGCAGTCGGGCACCCTCACCCTCTACCCGCTCGCGCTCGACGGCATCTGCCGCGACTGGGACGTACAGGACCTCTCCGCCGGCGGGATGCGGCCGGTGCCCCGGAAGCTGCCAGCCGTGAGGCTGATCGAGGCCCCCATCGTGATCGATCGAGAGGCGGCACGCCCATGACCGGCGCTCCGCAGCCGGACCCACCGACCCAGCCCACGACCCGCCGTGACCACGTAACCGAGGTCCAGCCGCTGACCGCGCTCGACGGCAGACCCCTGACTCTGGTGCACGTTCAGGGCAGGCACCCACCGACCCGCGGTCCGGTCCTCGTCGTGCACGGTGCGGGGGTGCGGGCCGAGCTGTTCCGGCCGCCGCTGCCCCGCACGTTCGTGGACGCCCTGATCGACGACGGCTGGGACGTCTGGCTGCTCAACTGGCGCGCTTCGATCGACCTCGCCCCGATGGCCTGGACGCTTGATCAGGCGGCGGCGTACGACCATCCCGCCGCGGTGGCCCATGTGCTGGCCGCCACGGGCGCCGAGCGGCTCAAGGCGGTCGTGCACTGTCAGGGCTCGACGTCGTTCATGATGGCGCTGACGGCCGGGTTGCTCCCCCAAGTGGAAACCGTGGTCAGCAACGCGGTGTCGCTGCACACGGTCGTGCCCCGCCTGTCGACGTTCAAGATCGGCTACCTCGCGCCGGTCATCCGCCACGCGCTCCCGTACCTTTCGCCCGGTTGGGGAGACCGTCCGCGGGGACCGCTGCCCCGGCTGCTGGTCTGGTGCGTGCGCGCGACACATCCGGAGTGCCGCAATTCAGTCTGCCGGATGGTCAGTTTCACGTACGGTAGCGGCTGGCCGGCCCTGTGGTCCCACGCGAATCTCGATGAGGCGACGCACGACTGGATCCGGGGCGAGTTCGCCGAAGTGCCGATGACGTTCTTCGAGCAGATGAACCGGTGCATCCGGGCCGGCCACCTGGTGCCGACGGACGGCATCGAGTCTCTGCCGCGGTCCTTCGTCGCGCAGGCGCCGAGGACCGACGCACGGATCGTGCTCCTCGCGGGCGAGGACAACCACTGCTTCACGGCGGAGAGCCAGCGACGCACCTTCGACTTCCTGCAGAGGCACAGGCCCGGCCGCGACAGCCTGCACCTGCTGCCCGGCTACGGCCACCTCGACGTCTTCATCGGCCGCCGCGCGGCGGTGGACACATACCCGGTGATCCTTGAGGAGCTCGCTCGATGAAGCGGATCCCGTCCCTTGCCCGGATGGGCATGTCGGTCATGCCATCGCCCGTCCCGCGCCGCCGGCGCCGGCTCTCCGGACGGCACGCGCTGGTCGACGACATCCCGTTCGATCTTCCGGTCGACTAGGTCGACACGCCTGCCCTGATGGCCGGGTTCCCCGTGGATCTCGCGGCGGCGGCGGCCCGGCTGCTGCCCGGTGGCGAGCTGCATCCGATGGCGCTCCCGGCCGGAAAGGGGCTGCTCGTCATCACGGTGGTCAACTACGTCCGCACCGACATCGGCCGGTACATCGAGTACTCCATCGCGATCGCCTGCACACACGGCAGCCGGTCGGCTCCGCCACTGCTGCCGGGGCTGCCATGCGGCGCGTTCGGCACCGGGCAGCACGCCGTGGACCTGCCGGTGAGCAGCGAGGTCTCCGTGAAGGGCGGCACCCGCTGCCGCGCGACCCGGAGTTCATGGCCGGACGGATCTCGGCGGACGCCCTGGTGGCGATGGGCTACCGAGACGCGTGGGATTACCTGGACAGCGCCGAGCCCTCGGGCGTGGCCAAGGACCCGACGTGTACGGCGATGCGGGACGCGCCCCGCGGAGTGCGGTTCCGGGAGTGCATGCGGGGCGAGATCGGCGGCGCCACCTCACCGGGAGCGCGCCTGGTGGGCCACGTCGACCACGAGCCTTGGGGCGGGCGGGCGTTGCTGGCCGACGGGCGGATCGAGTCGGACAACGGCGGGCTGACGTACGTCGCGCGCGCCAGGCCGAACGGAACATGGCAGGAGGTGTGAGCCCGGGCGCGAGCTGGCCGACGACCAGGGTCTGGACCTGTGGTCCGTCGCCCGCACCCTGGCCTTCTCGGCGGGCGACGGGAGTGCGGGGGAACTCGGCATGGGGCTGCTCGACGCGGCCCGGACGCTGGCGTCGGTGGAGCCCGTTCGGCGCGCACGGCTTCCGGGACCATGTCGAGGCGGCCGCCGAACTGGCCAGGGTCGGCCTAATACTGCAACCGCATGTGGCGTGACGGTCGGTGAGGTTGCTCGTTGTTGTGACTGTGTGATGAATCGCTGACGGTTGAGCAGATCGAGTCGTGGTCCGAGGGTGTAGCGGGGTTGCATGCCCGGTTCGGGCATCGTTTTGGCAGGTCGGAGCCACGTGATCGGGCTCTGGACTACATGACGGGCCTGCTTGCGCCGCTAGAGAAGAAGAACGGGTGGACGCTGGCCGAGCAGGTCGGCCAGCTCCGCCCGGACGGTGTGCAACGCCTGCTCAATCACTCCGAATGGGACGAGAACGCGGTCCGGGACGATGTCCGGGACTTCGTCGTGGAGACCATCGGCGCCAAGGATGGCGTGCTCATCGGGGACGACACCGGGTTCCTGAAGAAGGGCACCAGGTCAGCAGGGGTCCAGCGGCAGTATTCCGGCACCGCCGGCCGCACCGAGAACTGCCAGATCGGCACCTTCCTCGCCTACGCATCCGCCAAAGGGCGGGCGCTGATCGACCGGGAACTCTACGTCCCGAAGTCCTGGACGGACGACCGCGACCGCTGCCGGGCAGCCGGAATCGACGACACCGTGCCGTTCGCCACGAAGATCGAGCACCTCAAGTGGATGCTGCAACGCGCCATCGACGCGGCTGTTCCCTTCGCCTGGGTGACCGCGGACGAGGCATACGGGCAGGTCAAACACTTCCGCGCCTGGCTGGAAGAACGCCAGGCCGCGTATGTGCTGGCCACCAAGGTCAACGACACCGTGATCACCGCCGACGGCCGCGACGCCCGCGTCGACGAGCTGATCGCGGCCCTGCCGAAGCAGGCATGGAAGCGGATCTCCGCCGGAGCAGGCGCCCACGGCCAGCGGATCTACCACTGGGCCCGCGTCGCGATCCGGCCCGCCTGGGAGGGCGGATCCGGGCACTGGGTGCTCGCCCGCCGCAACCTGTCCGACCCCACCGACATCGCCTACTACGTCTGCTATGGCCCCGTCACTTCCCGGCTGAAAGACCTGGTCAGGACCGCCGGAGCCAGGTGGGCGGTGGAGGAATGCTTCCAGACCGCGAAGGGTGAATGCGGGCTCGATCACTACCAGGTGCGGCTCTACCGGGCCTGGTACCGGCACATCACCCTGGCCATGGCCGTCCTGGCCTACCTCACGGCCATCCGTGCCGCAGAAGCCGCAAAAGGGGCAGCGGAGATGACGAGCAAGACCTCATACCCCTCAGCGTCCCGGAGATCCGCCGGATGATCGGGCACGTCGTCGTCACGCCCCGCTGCCACAGCAACGAGCACCGTCTGCACTGGTCACGCTTCCGGCGCCGCAGCCAGGCCCGAGCCCGCCGCTGCCATTACCAACGCCGAGGCCACGACCCACACATGCGGTTGCAGTACTAAGGCGCGCTCTGCGGACGCACTGACGGCGAGCTGGAATCTCCCGTCGGCGACGGCCCAGGGACGCGGCTCAGCCCCTGGCGCGGCCGGCGGCGGGGGGAGTACTCCGGCGTTTCGGCCCGGTCTGCTCATACCGCCCCGGGACAGGCCCGCCGGACCGCTGTCCAGCAGCACCGCTGGCAGGTCGAGCCGGGGCCGGTTCTGCGCTGATCACCGTGGTGGACTGGGTGACGAGCCGATGGAAGAAGCCCTGCCTCCCGTCCGGTGAGGGCCGTCCACCGCTGCCGGACGGCTTCTCTCGCGGCGACGAGCGCGACGACGCGCGAGGCGGCCGGGACGAGGAAGGCGTCAATGCCACCTGGCAGACGGCGCTGCCGTGACCATTCGAGGCCTCCCGCGCATGCTGTTCCCCGAGCGGGTCTCCCGGCGGACGCTCCGTCCGCGGGTGCCGTCGAGCTGCTCCTGGAATCGGCGATCTCGATCACCGCGGGATCCTGCTGAGTGCGGCATCCGGAGTGGGGCGTAAGGGTGAGACCCGGAAGACCGAGGCCGGCGGTGACGATCACTACAGCCCGTACGCGCGGCCAAGACCGCGGCCCCTCGTCTCAGCGGATTCGCCGAGAGCCCACTGGCGAACACCGGGCCGCTCGTGGGTGACCTGAACGCGATCCCCAAAGAGGTCGCGTGCATGAAGAGCTATGCGGCCGACCCCGCCAACAACATGGTCAACTACCCGCCTGTGATCGGAGCGCCGGAGCACACCGACGCGATCCACAGCGGTGTCTACCCGTGCGCCACGTGGACCGGCGACTCCAAGGGCCCCAACCAGGTCTTCTCGTACAAGTCGGAGTCCAACTACCCGGGCGGCATCGTCTTCGTCACCTTCGGAGGACCCAACGACGCCTACCTGATCGCCGGGAGCAGCGGGCTGGAGGTCTACGCGCCCGGACCGTACGTGTCGAAGTTCAACCCCTCGACCGGCCGGGAGATCTGGCGTCAGCCGCTGCTGAACATCAACGTCAACGGCCAGTGGAACCCCGCCCCGAGCATGGCCGTGGGCAAGGAGGGCGTCTACGCGGCTTTCGGCCCGCACGTCTACCGGCTCGACCCCGTTTCGGGGGCGATCCTCGCCCACGAGGAAGTGCCGATGCTCGACGGGCCGCAGACCGACGCCAACTTCGACGGGTTCCACATCGTGCCCGACGCGCAGGGCCACATCCTGATCAAAACCCAGAACCGCGTACCCGGATGCCGCACCTACGGCAACTTCGCGCTGGGCGCGTGCCCCGGGGCCCCCGACGCCAACCCGAAGACGACCATTGCGGTTCTCGACCCGGTCACGCTCGCGGTCGTCGACGAGATCAAGCTGAGCCAGGCCATCGTGGCCCGGACGATCGTGACGACGTACAAGGGCAAGATCTACGCCTACCTCTCCGGGACCAAGACCCTCATGCACGTTCGGTGGGACCCGGAGGCGAAGAAGCTCACCGAGGACACGTCCTGGGCGCCCGCGTACCTGCTGGAGGGCCAGGGCCCGGGGGCTGCCCCCGCGGCGGTCGGCAAATGGATCATCGCCAACTCCAACGCCAACCCGTCGAAGACGGTTCCCATCTGCGCCTTCGCGGTCAGCCAGGACGACCCGAACGTCTCCAGCCGGCTGTGTCCGTGGGGCGAGAAGATGCCGGTCCGCGGCGCGAGTACGAGCAACACCCTGGCCTCCTTCTCCACCGACCCCGAGAACAGCCTGATCTTCATGCAGGACTGGCTCGTGCCGGGCATCTGGGCCGTACACATCGACCAGACAACCGGTGAGATGAACGTCAAGTGGCAGCGCGAAGACATCACCATGGGTGACTACTTCGTCGCGATCGGGCCGGCCGACCAGCGGGTGCTCCTCACCCAGAACGTCATCGACAACACGCCCGCGAAGGCATACGCCGAGGACTCCAACTACCAGGAAACCCTGATGTGGCTGGACGAGAAGACCGGTAAGACCCTCGCCCAGGGCGATGCCTCCCCCGCGACGACCTCGGGAAGCCTGATCAACATCGGCTACGGCGGCCGCGTGTACATGATGGGAACCCAAGGCTCCCTCTTCATCTACCAAGTGGCCTCCTGCAAGGGCGGCGCGTACATCCCGAAGTCCATCGGCGGGTCAACATGCCCGAGCCCCTCAACGGGGTCGCCGTCATCGTCTCCGTCTCCCAGCGGGTAGCCGGGGATGGATGTGCGTGATGAGGTCCCAGCACTTAACGTCGTGGGCCGGTCACGAAGTGGCTGTCTGTACGAAGCCGCTCCTCAATCGATCTTGGAAGGTGCAGGCCGAACAGGCTACCCGCTTGGGCGATCTTCCGGCGGTGCGGGCAT
Above is a genomic segment from Streptomyces sp. NBC_01233 containing:
- a CDS encoding FAD-dependent oxidoreductase — its product is MANERVRSQDAVDVVVVGSGFGGSVAAYRLAEDGLSVVVLERGKPYPPGSFPRTPAAMGRNFWDPSEGMHGLFDIWSFRGLEGVVSSGLGGGSLIYANVLLRKDERWFVHESPLPGGGYENWPIGRGDLDPHYERVERMLGATRYPYTDTPKTVAMEEAADKLGLHASRPPLAVTFSPRPGEGPVPGAPVPEPEYGNLHGLPRDTCRLCGECDIGCNFGAKNTLDHTYLSAARHHGADIRTRCEVRGFTPLPGGGYEVRYVVHDPAREGRRTATSRLPVQRITCNRLVLAAGSFGSTYLLLRNRAALPGISQALGTRFCGNGDVLGLVAKATGGAEVHGPRTIASSTGPVITSAIRVADELDEDGQPGRGFYIEDAGYPAFVNWLAEATQVPGSIRRTAGFGLHRLRSRLGFSPQSNISRQLALLLGPGVFSDSSLPLLGMGRDLPDGRMGLRRGYLDVDWTTQTSRRYFERVRSTMRDMAETLGGQFHDNPLWWARRVITVHPLGGAPIGRHPAEGVCDSFGEVFGHPGLHVLDGAALPGPVGANPSLTIAAFADRACDRILAERSTPRAAAAAPAPFADVAASANGERPTSLSFTEEMKGHVALDVGDPEEGQELGRSLNQRLVFRLTITAADVDRFVVDPDHPARAAGHVDCDVLGGRLPVERGWFNLFTRDGDPSLRRMLYRLHLRDPGGNPLTLVGHKEVHDDPGIDVWRDTSTLYFRLLAGHVVPAGDETAPVLGAGIVVILVDDFVRQLTTFRAVGPHPRRALESFGRLFLGELWSVYGSHCMPTEEST
- a CDS encoding IS701 family transposase, translating into MESWSEGVAGLHARFGHRFGRSEPRDRALDYMTGLLAPLEKKNGWTLAEQVGQLRPDGVQRLLNHSEWDENAVRDDVRDFVVETIGAKDGVLIGDDTGFLKKGTRSAGVQRQYSGTAGRTENCQIGTFLAYASAKGRALIDRELYVPKSWTDDRDRCRAAGIDDTVPFATKIEHLKWMLQRAIDAAVPFAWVTADEAYGQVKHFRAWLEERQAAYVLATKVNDTVITADGRDARVDELIAALPKQAWKRISAGAGAHGQRIYHWARVAIRPAWEGGSGHWVLARRNLSDPTDIAYYVCYGPVTSRLKDLVRTAGARWAVEECFQTAKGECGLDHYQVRLYRAWYRHITLAMAVLAYLTAIRAAEAAKGAAEMTSKTSYPSASRRSAG